Below is a genomic region from Henckelia pumila isolate YLH828 chromosome 3, ASM3356847v2, whole genome shotgun sequence.
TGGGCACTCGGCCACTGATGGTGCTTTTTCGAGTGGATATGAGAAGCCACGAGCACAAGAGCTCATGTCCAATTTTATGGCAAAAAATACAGAAACTACCTTTGCTAGTCTATTCCGGGATAACAGGCAGCCAGAAAAAGATTGTCTTCTAAAATTTGTCCACCCAACCGAAGGACAAATTGCTCTCTCCTTTGATGAAATTGACAATGTGAAGTGAAGAGCCTAGGACCATGCCTTGTTGGGTGCGTGGTAGGAATAAAGCTAAGTGGTTATGTGGTGAAAGAAATTATACGTCAATGGGGCTGTAATGTCAGGTTTGAAACACATGAAAGCGGTTGGATTATGTTCTTTTTCCCTAATGAAGAAGAGAAAAAGAGGGTTCTGGAGGGTGGCCCATATCTTGTATTTGGGAGACACTTGTTCCTCAAAGACTTACCTCCGTGCTTCTTTTTTCGGGTGGAAGACATGCTAATGCTACCATCTTGGGTCCAAATCCATGGGCTGCCCGCAGATTGTTGGACAACCAAAGCTCTTAGTAAAATTGCTTCGGTCTTAGGCAAGCCAATACATACAGATGTCCTCACAATGTCTAAAGGCAAAAGTTAATTTGCTAGATTGTTGGTTGAAATGGATTCGTCTCAGCCAAGAATTTACGAATACCCACTGTTACTTCCTAATGGAATTTTGACTACCCTATGATTTGTGTACGAAACAGAGCCTAAATATTGCTCAAAATGCAATTCTCTCGGCCATAGTTTGGATCAATGCCGTTGGTACAAGCCCCCACTAGTTGATGCTAATATTGATGGTGGTAATCCTAATAGTAAGCAACCTGTGGAGGGACAAAATAAGCCCCGTAGCAGATCCCGGGGGGCTGGTAAAAGAGGTAATAGTAGGCCACGAGGAGGTGGACATGGATATAGAGGAGGGCGCAATGGCCCTCAAGGTAGAGGGAGAGGCCGTGGCCCCTTTGGTGATGATCGTGGGCCTGCTGGGGGTGGAAATACGGTTTACCCGGGCACTGTTGAAGGCACGGGTGATAATGAAATGGAAAGGGCTGGGGAAAATTGCAATGAACAACCTGTTGAAAAATTAGATGAGAATTTGGATGAGGATGGGGTGATATTTGAAGTCCCAGATGCGAATGGCAATGGGAAGATTGTGGTTGAAGTTTTCGAAGGGGATAGTGATAACGAAGGCTTTGAAACAGTGGTAAGCAAGGGCACCAAGAAAGCAGTGAAGTATCTCAAGCGATTAAGTAAGGGATGCAGCTCGGGGAGCTCTAGCTCTAGCATGACCGAGTACATTGAGGTCAACCCAAGAACCTGGTTACCGAATATGACTGCGAAATCTTTCCTACTGAACAATGCACAAATCAGGGCCCGACGACTTAAAGTTGTCGATCGCTACCCATGAAGATTGCATGTTGGAATGTGAGGGGCCTCAACAAGCCCCTCAAACAGAAGAATGCTCAGGGAGTGTTGAAGAAACACAATTTCAGTATTCTTGGGTTAATTGAAGTCAAGATTAAGCCTAATCTTTTGGATCGTATGATGGACACTAAGTTCCCGGGGATGTGCTTCTTACACAACTTCCATGTGTGTCCTAATAGCCGCATTTTGATCATGTGGGACTCTAAGATGGTACAATTGGATCTTCTGGAGATGACTGATCAATTTATACATGTGACAGTCAGCTGTCTTCATACTCATAGGATTTTCCTGGCCACCTTCGTGTATGGTTGGAACTCGATGGTGGCCAGAAGACCTCTTTGGGATTTTTTGCTTAGTAGGGGAGATGTTATTGACCTTTCGTGGATTCTGATGGGTAATTTTAACTGTGTTAGGCACCCTTATGAGAAAATGGGAGGTGTGCCGGTTGCCCCTAGGGAAATGGCAGACCTTAGGAACTGTATTGCCAGACTTGAGCTCTCAGATGTTAACCATGTTGGGTGTTTCTTCACCTGGTTTAGTTTGGCCGTATCGTCTAAACTGGATAGAGTTATGGTTAACCACATTGGACTGAATCCAACTTGGATGTTTTTGTGGATTTTGTTGCTCCTGGAGTCTTCTCTGATCACTCTTGCAGCGTTATCACCATATTCAGAGATCATAGTCGTAGGGCTACCCCCTTCAAATTCTTTAATATGTGGACGATTCATCAAGACTTTTAGATGATTGTTCGAGATAACTGGTTTTATGGAGGGGGTAGCACTGCGCAGTTTGTCATCAAGAAAAAAATGAATGGTATGAAAAGAGTCCTTAAGCAACTCAATGACATGCACTTTAGCCACATTTCGAGCCGTGCTAAGATCGCTAATGAGAAGCTTGTAGAAGCTCAAAGCAAGGCTCTCAATGGGGATGGGGTGGATAACAGTATTGTTGAGTTGAGGAGGAGGGCGGAGTACCTTCTTGAGGCTGAGCGATTATTCCTATCCCAAAAAGCTAAGTGCGAGTACCTCAAGCACAGTGATAGATGTTCAAAATTCTTTTATGGTATGATCAAGCGGAACATCAAACGTAATAAGATTGTGGCTCTCACCCTTAGAGATGGTTCTACTTCGGTGAACCCGAATGAGATTGCAGATGAATTTG
It encodes:
- the LOC140888056 gene encoding uncharacterized protein: MKIACWNVRGLNKPLKQKNAQGVLKKHNFSILGLIEVKIKPNLLDRMMDTKFPGMCFLHNFHVCPNSRILIMWDSKMVQLDLLEMTDQFIHVTVSCLHTHRIFLATFVYGWNSMVARRPLWDFLLSRGDVIDLSWILMGNFNCVRHPYEKMGGVPVAPREMADLRNCIARLELSDVNHVGCFFTWFSLAVSSKLDRVMVNHIGLNPTWMFLWILLLLESSLITLAALSPYSEIIVVGLPPSNSLICGRFIKTFR